Genomic segment of Saprospiraceae bacterium:
ATAAGCTTTTTGATTTCGATTCGTTTCGCTTATTATAGATTAAACTAAAGCTAAGAATCAAATTTTGATCCGTCCCACTCAAGTCCAGGTGGAAATAGTTCTGATTTTCGTTTCTTCATTTCCTCCGCAATCCATGCTGAGTTTCCGCCTTGTTCTTCAAGTTTGGATATGATATTCAGATAACTTTTTTCATCTCTATTTTGACTTAGTTTAAATACATTGTCAATTTTAGTTGCTTTCATTTCAAAACCAGCAATCGCAGGCATCATCTTACCCAAATAATTTTCCGGGAGATTGTCGTAAATAGTTTGTGACGCTATATTCCCTTTTTCAAATTTTAAGGTGAATTTTCGCATAAACTGAATTAATTCATCTGAGCGCATAAACTTTAGTTGACCACTTATATGAACGCTCATATAATTCCAGGTAGAGCCAATATTTGAATTGCTGTACCAGGAAGCACTTACGTAAGTATTAGGACCTGTAAATACAATGAGAGCATTGGGATTTTCAACAAAAGCTTTATGATGGTCTGTGTTTCGCATGATGTGCCCCTGTAAAAATAACTCCCCATTTCGTTCCTCGAATAAAATGGGAATCTGGGTGGCTACTTGTCCTCCTGATATCGTGCTACCTGTTAAAAAAGCAAATGGATAGTTTTCAATAAGATCCAAAATTTCTTGTTTGCCCTTTTCTTTAAAATATGAGAAATTGTACATTTTATATTGCTTTCGTTATAAACCCTATTAAAATTTAATCTATTGATTATTTATTATCAAATTGAGCTTTAAACCCATATTGTAAAACCGTTTGAAGTACACTCGTATTTATATCTTTAATAGTTTTAAACTTAATGCAGTACCCAGTGACACTTGCTTTGCCAAGATCTTTTCCAAATGTTTTATTTAAATAGGTTTTGTCTTTGATACCAATAATATAAATGGATATCCCGGTTTTATTTGCACTTAAGCCAATTTGATAAAAATCTCTGGTTGTTCCATCTGCATATTTCATAGTCTGCAGTCCATAACCAATATTGGGGTTTGAAACAATTTTGTTTTCACTGTTTTTACCATCCAGGAACCATAATTTGCAGGAAGGCTGAATTTCCAGAATAAGTTGGTGTAAGGCTTGCATTTCGCTGCGTTTGGGTTCAGTATGGCTAGAAATATACTCCTGGATTTGTTCTGTTACTTCCATATAACTTTAATATTTTTATTTTATGTTACCTATCCCGGTGCTTTTAATTTAATAATCTGATCAATGTTATTTATTTTTGAATATGTGAATAGAGTATAGAATTTATTGTTGTGTCTTTTGTAGGCATCCGTTAGTAAAGAAAGCATATTAATATCCTATACTTTTGGAGCTGTTTAATTCTTTGCTGCAATACAATGGAATTAATGCTAATAGTAAAATAAGTTCAACTTATTCATCAGTCAAGTCATTAATATTAGCCGAATTGTTATATTTCGCAAAGTTCTTTTAATTTATCCAGTGCTTTTGGATACGTTTGATTCATATACTCTATAAAATCTTCTGTGGTATCCAATTCAACAATTAAGGTTGTAATTCCATTGTTTTCTTCGAAGGTATAATTTTCGAATCCGTTTGCCCATTTTTCCACTTCAGGCCCTTCTGTAATTTCCTTATCAGCTTTTAAAATACCATAATGTTGAATTGAAACAAATTGGTTGCGCATGTTTTCAGCTATTTTGGAAACCATCCCTCCCTTTTCACCTTTCTCATCTATTCCAATAAATAGAATTTTACTCCCCTTGTCCCAACTTCCTTCATAGCTTGAAGTTGGGTTAAACAAAGAAGTCCATTGTTCATAAGTTGATTTACTGGTAATGCCAAGCATAAAATCATATATCTTGGATACAGGTGCATCGATGGTTACTTTGAATTGTAGTTTTTGCATACTAAATATATTTTGTTTAGATTAATTTTTTGAGTTGTTATTTTCTGTCATACGTAGCAGTCGGTTAATACAGCCTTTACCGTTTTTCTTCTTGGTAATATCGGTGCTTAGAAGTACAAATGTATAATAAATTACAAATGTTTAATTGAATTTTAAATGCTCAATTTACATCGTAAACGTTGCTTTTATCCAACCGTTGTTAGGCGTTTGTTGTTTTTCTTCGGTTAAATTTGTCCTTTATATTTAGGGTCAAAGTCAACCATCCATTCAATACCATATTTGTCTCTAAACATTCCAAAGTATGAGCCCCAAGGACTGTTTTCAATAGGCATTTCAATTTGTCCGCCTGCGGAGAGTCCGTTAAACAATTTGTCGGCTTCTTCTTTGCTTTCTGCACTAATTGATATTTTACTTCTGTTTTCGTTTTCATTTGTTTTTCCCATACTTTCTGGAACATCATTTGCCATTAATAAGTTTTTGCCAATTGGCAGGGCAATGTGCATTATTTTATTTGCTTCTTTTTCTGCTATTGGAAACTCAGGGATTGCTAGATCTTTGAAACGCACAACCATTGCGAATTCTCCGCCAAATACAGATTTGTAAAAATTGAATGCTTCTTCAGCATTCCCGTTGAAATTAATGTGTGGATTGATAAGTGCCATAATTTTATTTTTAGATTGTTAAATTGTTTACTTTCTTAAAATATTATTTTAATTTTTGAAAACAAAAATCATTTTTCCGATAGAGTTGTAAGTAATTTTTCTAAGGTATCAATAGTCATTTTAAAGCCTTCGACAAAGCCCATTTCGATCATTTTTTCCATTCTTTCAAGTG
This window contains:
- a CDS encoding FMN-binding negative transcriptional regulator; this translates as MYNFSYFKEKGKQEILDLIENYPFAFLTGSTISGGQVATQIPILFEERNGELFLQGHIMRNTDHHKAFVENPNALIVFTGPNTYVSASWYSNSNIGSTWNYMSVHISGQLKFMRSDELIQFMRKFTLKFEKGNIASQTIYDNLPENYLGKMMPAIAGFEMKATKIDNVFKLSQNRDEKSYLNIISKLEEQGGNSAWIAEEMKKRKSELFPPGLEWDGSKFDS
- a CDS encoding DUF1801 domain-containing protein — translated: MEVTEQIQEYISSHTEPKRSEMQALHQLILEIQPSCKLWFLDGKNSENKIVSNPNIGYGLQTMKYADGTTRDFYQIGLSANKTGISIYIIGIKDKTYLNKTFGKDLGKASVTGYCIKFKTIKDINTSVLQTVLQYGFKAQFDNK
- a CDS encoding SRPBCC domain-containing protein, with amino-acid sequence MQKLQFKVTIDAPVSKIYDFMLGITSKSTYEQWTSLFNPTSSYEGSWDKGSKILFIGIDEKGEKGGMVSKIAENMRNQFVSIQHYGILKADKEITEGPEVEKWANGFENYTFEENNGITTLIVELDTTEDFIEYMNQTYPKALDKLKELCEI
- a CDS encoding VOC family protein; this encodes MALINPHINFNGNAEEAFNFYKSVFGGEFAMVVRFKDLAIPEFPIAEKEANKIMHIALPIGKNLLMANDVPESMGKTNENENRSKISISAESKEEADKLFNGLSAGGQIEMPIENSPWGSYFGMFRDKYGIEWMVDFDPKYKGQI